Proteins from a single region of Lepus europaeus isolate LE1 chromosome 4, mLepTim1.pri, whole genome shotgun sequence:
- the LOC133757493 gene encoding cytochrome P450 11B2, mitochondrial-like translates to MTLRVRAAVWMAGPRLALRDTRTLSTRAALSPKAVLPFEAIPQCPSSAWMKMLQIWREKGYENIHLEMHRNFQELGPIFRYDLAGRQVVSVMLPEDVERLQQVESQHPQRMYPEPWVAYRQHRGQKCGVFLLNGPEWRSNRLKLNPVILSPKAVEKFIPMVDVVAREFLQVLQEKVQQNARGSLTMDVRPSILNYTIEASNFALFGERLGLLGKNMSPVGLNFLKALEAMFRSTVDLMFPPRILSRWTSAKAWKEHFEAWDHISQYGEVRIENISQELAGDGSGHYRGIVAELLRHADLSPEAIKANSLELTAGSVDTTSLPLLMTLFELARNPDLQQALRQETQAAAASISANPQRVISDLPLLRAALKETLRLYPVGVNVDRIVGSDLVLQNHHIPAGTYVQVFLYTLGRNPVVFPRPERYFPQRWLDRGLHQRFHHLAFGFGVRQCLGRRLAEVEMLLLLHHVLKCFLLETPSREDVSMVYCFVLKPTNYPLLTFRPVN, encoded by the exons ATGACATTAAGGGTGAGGGCagctgtgtggatggcagggcctcgGCTGGCTCTGCGAGACACCAGGACGCTGAGCACCAGGGCGGCTCTGTCTCCCAAGGCTGTGCTGCCTTTTGAAGCCATCCCCCAGTGTCCCAGCTCCGCGTGGATGAAGATGCTGCAGATCTGGAGAGAGAAGGGATATGAGAACATCCACCTGGAGATGCATCGCAACTTCCAGGAGCTGGGGCCCATTTTCAG GTATGACCTGGCGGGACGACAAGTCGTGTCTGTGATGCTGCCAGAGGACGTGGagaggctgcagcaggtggaGAGCCAGCACCCCCAGCGGATGTACCCAGAGCCCTGGGTGGCCTACAGACAGCATCGTGGACAGAAATGTGGCGTGTTCTTGCT AAATGGACCTGAATGGCGTAGCAATCGGCTGAAGCTGAACCCGGTCATACTGTCACCAAAGGCCGTGGAGAAGTTCATCCCCATGGTGGACGTGGTGGCCAGGGAATTCTTGCAGGTCCTGCAGGAGAAGGTGCAGCAGAACGCACGTGGGAGCCTCACCATGGACGTCCGGCCCAGTATCTTGAACTACACCATAGAAG CCAGCAACTTTGCACTTTTTGGGGAGCGTCTGGGCCTCCTTGGCAAGAACATGAGCCCTGTCGGCCTGAACTTCTTGAAAGCCCTGGAGGCCATGTTCAGATCCACTGTGGATCTCATGTTCCCGCCCAGAATCCTGTCCCGCTGGACCAGCGCCAAGGCATGGAAGGAGCACTTTGAGGCCTGGGACCACATTTCCCAGTATGGTGAG GTGCGCATTGAGAACATCTCCCAGGAGCTGGCAGGAGATGGCTCTGGGCACTACAGGGGCATCGTGGCCGAGCTGCTGAGGCATGCGGACTTGTCACCTGAGGCCATCAAGGCCAACTCTCTTGAACTCACAGCAGGCAGCGTGGACACG ACTTCTCTCCCCTTGTTGATGACGCTCTTTGAGCTGGCTCGCAACCCCGACTTGCAGCAGGCCCTGCGCCAGGAGACTCAGGCAGCTGCAGCCAGCATCTCTGCCAATCCCCAGAGGGTCATCTCAGACCTGCCCCTGCTGCGggctgccctcaaggagaccttGAG GCTCTACCCTGTGGGTGTGAATGTGGATCGAATAGTCGGCTCAGACCTGGTGCTGCAGAACCACCACATCCCAGCTGGG ACATACGTCCAGGTGTTCCTCTACACGCTGGGTCGCAATCCGGTCGTGTTCCCGAGGCCTGAGCGCTATTTCCCCCAGCGCTGGCTCGACAGGGGCCTACATCAGAGATTCCACCACCTGGCGTTTGGCTTCGGGGTGCGCCAGTGCCTGGGGCGCCGCCTGGCAGAAGTGGAGATGTTGCTCCTGCTGCACCAC GTGCTGAAATGCTTCCTGCTGGAGACGCCATCCCGGGAGGATGTGAGCATGGTGTACTGCTTTGTCCTGAAGCCCACCAACTACCCCCTCCTCACCTTTCGGCCTGTCAACTAG